A region from the Peromyscus leucopus breed LL Stock chromosome 9, UCI_PerLeu_2.1, whole genome shotgun sequence genome encodes:
- the Kctd12 gene encoding BTB/POZ domain-containing protein KCTD12, whose product MALADSTRGLPNGGGGGGGSGSSSSSAEPPLFPDIVELNVGGQVYVTRRCTVVSVPDSLLWRMFTQQQPQELARDSKGRFFLDRDGFLFRYILDYLRDLQLVLPDYFPERSRLQREAEYFELPELVRRLGAPQQPGPGPPPPHSRRGVPKEGSVGDELQPLGYSETEPQEGASAGAPSPTLELASRSPSGGAAGPLLTPSQSLDGSRRSGYITIGYRGSYTIGRDAQADAKFRRVARITVCGKTSLAKEVFGDTLNESRDPDRPPERYTSRYYLKFNFLEQAFDKLSESGFHMVACSSTGTCAFASSTDQSEDKIWTSYTEYVFCRE is encoded by the coding sequence ATGGCTCTGGCGGACAGCACCCGAGGATTACCCAACGGGGGTGGAGGCGGGGGTGGCAGCGGCTCGTCGTCGTCCTCGGCGGAGCCGCCGCTCTTCCCGGACATCGTGGAGCTGAACGTGGGGGGGCAGGTGTATGTGACCCGGCGCTGCACGGTGGTGTCCGTGCCCGACTCGCTGCTCTGGCGTATGTTCACGCAGCAGCAGCCGCAGGAGCTGGCCCGGGACAGCAAGGGCCGCTTCTTTCTGGATCGGGACGGCTTCCTCTTCCGCTACATCCTGGATTACCTGCGGGACTTGCAGCTCGTCCTGCCGGACTACTTCCCCGAGCGCAGCCGGCTGCAGCGCGAGGCCGAGTACTTCGAGCTGCCGGAGCTCGTGCGTCGCCTCGGGGCGCCCCAGCAGCCGGGTCCCGGGCCACCGCCGCCGCACTCGCGCCGCGGGGTTCCCAAGGAGGGCTCGGTGGGCGACGAGCTGCAGCCGCTGGGCTACTCGGAGACCGAGCCGCAGGAGGGCGCCTCGGCCGGGGCTCCGTCGCCCACGCTGGAGCTGGCTAGCCGCAGCCCGTCCGGGGGCGCGGCGGGGCCCCTGCTCACACCGTCCCAGTCTTTGGACGGCAGCCGGCGCTCCGGCTACATCACCATCGGCTACCGAGGCTCCTACACCATCGGGCGCGACGCCCAGGCGGACGCCAAGTTCCGGCGGGTGGCGCGCATCACCGTGTGCGGCAAGACGTCGCTGGCCAAGGAGGTGTTTGGGGACACCCTGAACGAGAGCCGGGATCCCGACCGGCCCCCGGAGCGCTACACCTCGCGCTATTACCTCAAGTTCAACTTCCTAGAGCAGGCCTTCGATAAGCTGTCCGAGTCGGGCTTCCACATGGTGGCGTGCAGCTCCACGGGCACCTGCGCCTTTGCTAGCAGCACCGACCAGAGCGAGGACAAGATCTGGACCAGCTACACCGAGTACGTCTTCTGCAGGGAGTGA